Genomic window (Tardiphaga sp. vice304):
GGCGTCGAGATGTCGTCTTGGGCCGCCAGCCGCTCGAAGCCCAGCGTTTCGTCGAAGCGCGCCATCTCGACGGCCCATTCCACCGCCGGCCCGCTGCCATCGATATGTAGTCCGGCCGGGTCGCGCGTAATGGGAAGCACCCTTTGGTAGATCTGCGGCGCGAATGGTTTGTTGACATCGAGTTCCTGCTCGCAGGCGAGCCGGCGCCGGGCGAGGGTCGAGTAATCGAGAAACGGCAGCCGCACCGCGCGCTTGATTTTAAGCACGCGGGAGCGGCCGAGAAAGACGATCGAGGCGTGGGTGTCGATGCGCTGCATGCCAGGCTCGGCCTGTTGCAGGAAGTCGAGGATTGCGGCCTGCTCGCGTGCTTCGTCTGGCGCGTTAACTTCGATGGTCATCGGGGTTCTCCGCGGCGCCGGCCACGGTTTCCCGGACAGAGCCAATTCAGGCCTCGTGGCGCATGGTCCAGCCGACGGCGGCGAGAATGAGGCCGACAACCAGCACGACTGTCACCAACGTTTCCACGAAGCCGAAGTTCATGGCCTCGCGGGCGACAAACAACGAGGTGATTGCCGCAGCAACGATCCCGATCAGCCGTAACGCCCAGGCCATGACACGTCCTCCTGACGCAAGGTCAGCCGGCGGCCTTGATGTCTTCCGGCGATTCCACATAGAAGCCGGACCAGGTATCGACCAGGCAGATGTGGTCGTGCACCTCCTTGACGCCCTCGGTGTTCTCGGCGGCCACTACCGCCGCGCGGCGTGCGCGGTCGTCGCCAATCAGGCCGTACAGGTGAACGACGCCGTTGCGGACCGCTACCTGCAGCCCGATCGGCCGCCAATCGGCCGCATCGAAGGCGCGCAGCAGGCGGGCCTGGATGTGGTCGTCGTCTGCGGTGGGGTCAGGGACCTCCTTCGCCAGGCCGGCGACCGCCTGCAGCATGTTGGAGCGGGTCACGATTCCCACCAATTGCCCGTTGCGCAGAACCGGCAGTCGCTTGACGCCGCGACGCTCCATCAGCGCGACCAGTTCTTCGAGCCGGGCCTCTTCATGGACCGTGACGGGATCGCGGGTCATGACGTCTTCGACCTTGCGCCCGCGCTCGGTGACAAAGTCGTCCGCGAGGCGTCCGGTACTGGTGAAGAATTGCAGCCAGCGCGGCCGCTTCCGCTGCGTGCCGATTTCGGAGCGTCGCAGGAAGTCTCCCTCGGAGACGATCCCGACCAACTCGCCGGACGCATTGAGCACGGGCAGTCCGCTGATGTGATTGGTAAGCATGATTTCTGCGGCGTCGGCGATCGAAGTTTCCGGCGTCACGCTAATGATACGATGCGTCATGATCTGATGCGCACGCATGGCAATCTCCCGATGTTCATGGCTTATGAACGAGAGGCTATCACTCGGCCAGCGAAGGCAGGTTGATCTGGCGCAATATAATGCAGCGCAGCGGGTCCGATAGCGGACCTGCAGCAATAGGTCGCGCCCTGTTGCGTGATGCAGAGAGGCGTCGACAGGGAACAGTCGAACCCTGCCGACGCGATTGGCCTAGTTCGGCGCGCCGGCGACGGCTGCGGGCGAGCGCATCGCATTGCGCCACTGATCGAAACCCTTCTGCTGGACGTAATCCAGAATCGAGATCCTGATCGCCGAGGACAGGTTGACAGCATCGCCGCGGGCGTGAATCTCCGAAACGAAAACGCCGATGGTCTTGCCCTCGGCTTCCGCGATCGTTCGCAGGCTATCCCAGAAGCGATCTTCGAGACTGACGCTGGTCCGGCGTCCGCTGACAACAACCGAACGTTTTTTTACGGCGTGCTTTTCCATGGAATGCTCCTCTGTCATTAAATCATTTTTGTTAAGCGGCCTGTTTTGTCGAATCGGTGCACTCGATATTAGCTGGTAAGGTGTATGCAAACCTTAGGAATGCGCCCCGTATGAATACCGGCTGAGCCACATCCGCCATGCCGTCCGCCGCACGTCTCGGCATTTCGCTAGGGGCGGTGCCGCGCAACGACCGTGTCAACCTTGACGCCGCCCCACATGTGCGCGGCGGGAAGCCCTGCCGTCTTCGCCCTCTGGTCTGCGAGCAACACGCGAAGCAGGCCGAGTTCGACGGGATAGGGAAAGGTGTGGACTGTCATCTTCCGTTCGGTGGCGATGTCGCGCAATAATCCACGTAGCTGCTGGTCCTTTTCTCCCAGGATGACCACCGGCAGCGGATAGCCGACCGCGCCGATATAGGTCACCAGCTCGACATGGGATCTGTCGCCGTCGGTCGGACATATGATCACGCAATGCGATCGCGCGCAGTCGAGCCAGACCCGGGCGTCTTCGCAGGTCTCCACGACCACGGTCTCCTGGCAGATGCTGCGAACCGCCCGCTCCACCACGCGACTTTTTTCGAAGTGGCGGTTCACGATCAGCACCGGCCCCATCAGCGATGCCAGCGTTTTGGCAGATAGCTGGTCGGAACGCCCGCGTTTTTGTCCATCGAGGGGAAGATGTCGCATATGTCTGCCCTATTCTAGAAGCTCGCGGCGCGCTCGCACCAGCCAGGCGACATTCGGAAACGATGAGTGATATCGGAGGGCTGGCGAAAGTTCTGCGAGAAGTCGGAGATCGCGACGCCGGTCAGCGGCCCCGTCGAGATCTGCTCATGTCGAGCGTGGAATCCACCGTTCAGCTGCGAATGAGTCGCGGTGACAGCCGGCGCCGATCATGCCGATCGTCGGTGTCGATAGCATCATCATACCGCGCGATGGTCGCGCGTGCGGCTCCGGCGGCATTCCTTTCCAGTCACTGCGGAAGAAACGTTGCGCATCGTTATTGATTGCGAAATTTCGATTGGATAATTCGAACTAACGAGTATGGAAGAGATCATGGTTTCACCGAATGATTTGCTAGCGTTTTATAAGTCCGCTTCCGGTCATCTAATGAGTAGTCCCGTCATTTTACTTGGGCGTTAAGGCAAAAGGCCGTACCACTACTGTCAAGCGCCGATGTGCAGATGCGCCGCGCCAATTGGAGGATGGAATGGGTGAACTGGCCCACGGCGAGATTTTCGTCGTCGACGACGATCCCGCAATCAGAGAAATGTTGTCTCTGGTGCTTGGGGCGGCCGGTTATGACGTGATCTGCTTTGCCGACGGAGCTGCGTTGCTTTCTGTCGCCCGCACACGCAGCCCGATCTGCATGCTGCTCGACGTTCATATTCCAGGACAGTCAGGGATCGATATCCTGAAGGAGTTGCGGGCGCAGGACTATCCGGCGCCGATCTTCATCATTTCCGGATCCGGCGATATCGCGATGGCCGTCGACGCCATCCGGTCCGGCGCCCTCGATTTCATCGAGAAACCGTTTCGGGGAAGTGAAATCATCGAGCGGATTGAAGGAGCCATCGGCGCGTTCTCACGACGCCGCGATGCACCGCCTTCGAAAACGCAGTCGATGCATTTTCCAGGACGCGAGCCGCTGACCCGCCGCGAGCGCGAAGTGCTCGAGCTGATTGCTGCGGGCTGTTCCAACAAGGAAGCCGGACGGGAACTCGGGATCAGCCCGCGCATGATCGAGGATCATCGCGCCAATATCATGAAGAAACTCAGCGCCCGAAATGCTACCGAACTGGTGCGGATGGTTCTGGATGCCGCACGAACCTGATCGACGCGACCACCGGCCGCTGTTCCGCATACGCGGCCATTGAAACGACGAGGGCGGCCTTTACCGGCTTGCCCCGCCGCTTCCCATCCAGGTGCGGTCATTTCCGGTCGGTCCTGCGCAACCCGTCGAAGGTCGGAACCTGACCCTCTTTCCACCATTCCTGCCGGTCGGCATGACTCAACAACGAGGTATGCATGATTGAGCGTTGCAATCGTCGCGTCTATCTCTCGACGCTTCCCAGTTCTCCGGCCGATCGGACCGCCGTCTTGTATGCGGTGATCGGCTCTCTGCTGCTGGTCGTGGCCGCGCTGCCATTCGTTCGCGTTACATTCCCGTCGGTGCCGGCCTTCATCGCCAGCTATCAATCCTCCCTGGCCGTCGTCTACATCATCACGGCTGTCCTGCTGTTCTCGCAATTCGCGGTTCTGCGCTCCATCGGGATCCTGTACCTCGCGTGCGGCTATCTGTTTACGGCGCTCGCGGTCGCCGGCTATGCGCTGACCTATGATGACCTGTTCGCCAATGACGGCCTGTTCTTTCCCGGCCCGGAAACCACGGCGTGGCTCTACATGGTCTGGCACGCCGGATTGCCGTTGTTCACGCTGCTTTACGCGATCTCCGATCCCGGTCGCCGTCCCTTCAGGACGCGCCGCGCCTGCAACCGGGCTATCGCTCTGAGCATTTCAGGCGTCTTTCTGGCGGCCGTCATCCTGTTGTGTGTCCTGACCGTCGGGCACCCCATCCTGCCCGTCCTGATCGTCAACTCGAAATTCACGCTGGCGACGATGTCGGCGGTTGGGCTCGTTTTTCTCGCCTGCTTCCTGTCGATCGGCCTTCTGTTGAAACGGAAGCAACCCTCCGTTCTCGACGTGTGGATGGGGGCCATCCTGTGCGCCTGGGTCTTCGAGATTTCGCTATCCGCCGTGTTCAATGCGGCGCGGTTTGATTTCGGATATTACGTCGGGCGCCTCTATGGCCTGATTGCGGCCGGCGCGATCCTCGCCATTCTTCTCGCCGAGACCGCACGCATCCAGCTTCGTCTGGCGCTGCTGATGCGGCAGCAGGCGCGCGACGCGGACAGCGAGCTCAACGCCTACGCCGACCGGGAACGGCTGTATAGCGCGGCGGTCAGGTCCTCGAACGATGCGATCATCACCGAATCGCTGACCGGAACCATCACCGGATGGAACGAGGCCGCCGAGCGGCTTTTCGGATTCACGGCGTCGGAAGCCGTCGGGCAAAGCATCGATATGATCGTTCCGGAAGACCGCCGGAACGACGCCCTCAGCATTCTCAACCGTGTGAAAAGCGGAATCGCCGTCGAAAATCACGAGACAGTGCGAAAATCGAAAGCCGGGCGCCTGCTCGACGTCTCGGTGAGCGTGTCGCCGATTCTGTCGGGCACAGGAAAAACCGTCGGTGCGGCAAAGGTTGTGCGCGACATCACCGACCGCAAACTCAGCGAGGAAATGTTCAGGCTCGCGATCGACAGCAGTCCGAATGGGTTGGTGTTGATTGACGTCAACGGCGTGATCATGCTCGTGAATGCCGAGACCGAACGGTTGTTCGGCCATCCCAGGGCAGAGTTGATCGGACGATCCGTCGAAACGCTGGTTCCGGTCGATCTTCGGACTGCGCACGCCCATTCGCGCACGGCCTACACCGCCAACCCGTCGGCCAAGCGCATGGGCGCAAGGATCGATCTCTACGGGCAAAGCAGCCGCGGCGACCGGTTTCCTGTCGAAATCAGTCTCAATCCCATTCCCACCCGCAAGGGAACACTGATTCTGGCGGCCATCGTCGATATCTCGGAACGCAAGAGAGCGGAGAAGGCGCAGCGCGAGAGCGAAAAGATGGCGCAGGGCATTCTGAACACCGCGCTGGATGGCTTTCTGCAATTCAATTCCAGTCTGGTCGTGACCGATCTCAATCGCCAGACCGAGGAGATCTTCGGTTGGACGAGGCAGGATGCCGTGGGGGCGTCGATCCTTGAAATATTTGCCAATGTTGAAACCGACAGCGTCTCCTGGGTCGCCTTCATGGCCTACCTCGATTGCCATGAACACGAAACGACGGGTACGCGATTTGAATTCCCGGCGCGATCCAGGGCAGGCCACGACATCACTGTCGAGCTGAGCCTCACCAAATTCTTGCGCGACAGCGGCGTGCTGTTCAACGCCTTCATCCGGGACGTCACGGAACAGCGGGCAGCCGAAGCGCAATTTCGTCAGGTGCAGAAGATGGAAGCGATCGGGCAATTGACCGGCGGCGTCGCGCACGACTTCAACAACATCCTCACGGTCATTACCGGAACGATCCAGATCCTCGCGGACGGCGTCGCCGACCGTCCGCAACTTCACAGCATCACGCAGATGATCGATTCGGCGGCGAGCCGCGGCGCCGAACTCACCAAACACCTGCTGGCCTTCTCCCGTAAACAGCCGTTGCGGCCGCGGGATGTCGATATCAACGATCTCGCTTTGGAGACGGCGAAGCTGCTTCGCGCGGCGCTGGGCGAGCAGCTCCGCGTCAATCTGGAGATGTTCGCAGACACCTGGTCCGCCATCGTCGATCCGAGCCAGTTGACCACCGCGATTCTCAATCTGGCATTGAATGCCAGGGACGCATCGCCGCATGGCGGCACGCTGACGATCTCGACGGGAAACCTGCATCTCGACGCTTCAGATGTGCCCGCCGATTCCGACATCGCGCCTGGCGACTACGTCACGATCGAGGTGAGCGATACCGGCGAGGGGATGGATCGCGCGACGCTCGGCCGGGCCTTTGAACCGTTCTTCACGACCAAGGAAGTCGGCAAGGGCACGGGACTCGGGCTCAGCATGGTGTATGGCTTCGCCCGACAGTCCAAAGGGCACGTATCGATCTCGAGTACGCCCGCCGGAACGCTGGTGACGTTGTATCTGCCGCGCTCGCTGTCGGCCGAGCCGGTCGCCGACGAGGTGGCCGGCGTCACTCCGGTGCAACGCGGCGACGAGACCATTCTGATTGTCGAGGACGACAGTCTGGTCAGGGACTATGTCGTCGCGCAGATCGAAGGCCTGGGCTACCAGACGATCTCGGCAACCGATGCGAAGGAGGCGCAGGCCGTGCTGGATAGTTCCGAAACAATCGATCTGCTGTTTACCGACATCGTTCTGCCCGGCCCGCGCAACGGACGCCAGATTGCGGAAACCGCGGTACAGCAGCGACCGGGGCTGAAGGTTCTGTTCACGTCCGGCTACACCGACGACGCCTTCAATAGCGACGCACTCCAGGACAGCGGCGTGCTGTTGCTGATCAAGCCCTACCGGGTCGGCGAACTCGCCAAAATGATCCGACATGCGCTGCTGGCCTGACGGCGGCACGCCAGGCTGCCGCGGGGATGTTGTCGATCGGCTGCACGATCAGGCCGCTTGCTTGAGGGCGGCGAACTGAGCCACGCCGTCGTCGAACGCCCGCCGGAGGGCCGCCAGAATGGCGCGGGCGTCGGCGGCTTCCAGTTGCTCCGCTTCTCTTTCCAGGCGGGTTGCGAGCTCCGACATGCGGTCGAAACCGAAGGTGGCCGAGGTTGATTTCAACGAATGGGCATCGACCTTGACCACGTCGTGTCCCGGCGGAACGCCTGATTGCAGCCGGTCGAGGCGCTCCACCGTATCGTCGATGAAGGCCTGGTAGGCTTCCAACGCATCGCCGGCGCCGATTTCTGCGACCAGTTCGTCGAACGGCCGGCGACAGAACACCTCGGTGTCGTCGGACGGCATGCCTGCGGGCGCGCTGCCGAACGTATCCGACATCTGCGCAGCACTGCCGCGCAGATTCTCGATGTCGGCGCCCCACAGCGCCCGGAGCGCCGCCTGGACGAGAAACTTCTTGCGCACCGGCTTGGCGACGAAGTCGTTCATGCCGGCCCGCATGCAGGCCTCCTGGTCGTCCGCAAACGCGTTGGCCGTGAAGGCGACGATCGGGACACGGGCCAGACGGCCGCCCGACGCCCGAATGATGCTGGTCGCCGTCAAGCCATCCATCTCCGGCATCCGCATATCCATGAAGATGATGTCGAACTCGTGCGTCTCGACGGCGTCGATTGCCTCGAGCCCATCACAGGCTTCGACGATGACGACATCGAACTCCTGAAACATGCGTGACGCCACCAGCCGGTTGGTGCGGTTGTCATCGACGATCAGGATGCGCAACGGGCGCCCGGATTCATCGATCCGCATGCGAAGCAGGGCGATCGAGCAATCTTCTTCGCCCGCCTGCAGCGAGGGGGCATCGCAGATCGGCAAGGTCAGCTCGAACTGGAACGTCGAGCCGTGGCCCGGCTGCGACGCGGCGCGGATTTCGCCGCCCATCTGCTCGACCAGCCGCCGGCAGATCGACAGCCCGAGGCCGGACCCGCCGAACCGGCGGCTGACCGAGCTGTCGGCCTGGGTATAATCATCGAAAACGCTTCCCAGCCGGTCTTCCGCGATGCCCATCCCGGAGTCGGTAACCGTCCAGCGCATCCGGGCGCTTGTCTCGGTGCGTTGGAGGCACTCGAAGGTGACGCGTATCTCGCCCTTGGCGGTGAATTTGATCGCGTTCGACGTCAGGTTCAGCAGGATCTGGCGGATCCGACCGGCGTCTCCGAGCAGCCCCGGCGGCATCTCCGCGGCACCCTCGAATCGGAGTTGGAGACCTTTGGCGCCGGCGCTCGCCCGGACCACGCCGACCAGGTTGTCGAGCACGGAGATCGGCGCGAACTGGATGTTCTCCAGCGTGAAGTTGCCGGTCTCCAGCTTCGAGAAATCCAGAATGTCGTTGAGAATCTCGAGCAGACCGTCACCCGCCGTATGGATCGCTTGAACGACCTCCCGCTGGTCGGCCGCCAGGTCGGAATCGAGCAGGCTACTGGTCAATCCGATCACCGCATTCATCGGGGTGCGGATTTCATGGCTCATCACCGCCAGGAAGTTGGATTTGGCGCGATTGGCGGCCTCGGCCGCGCGCTCCTGTTGCCGCAGCAGCGCGGTCTCCGCCAGCACCTTGGCGCTTTCGGCGTCCTGTTTCTCCGCCTGCACCCGCCGCAACAATTCCTGCTGCTGCCACTTCCGCGCAACGACCATCGCCGCCAGGATCAGCACCAGAACCATGCCTCCCGTAAATCCCGCGACCAGCTTGACGGTCTTGCGCCATCCCGCGAGTAAGCTGTCTTCCGTCTGGGTGGTTATGATGGTCAGGGGGACGCCCGCCAGCTTCTTGACGGCCTTGATGCGTTCAAGGCCGTCCAACGGGCTGGCTCCGCGGGCTGATCCGCTGCCCGCCGCGGCGAGCCGCTTGACGTCCTCGCTTGCGACGATCTTGCCGATCTCTGACGACGCCGGAAAACGGGCCAGCAACGTGCCATCGTCGCGCAGCAGCGCTTGGCTGCTGCCGGCGCCGAGCGAGATCGAGCGATAGAAATCTTCGAAATATTGCAGCGAAATGGCCGCGAGGATCAGCCCGGCGAACTCGCCGTTGATCGAATTCACCCGGCGCGCGATGTAGATGTTCCAGGTGCCGCTTCCGCGATTCTTTACTGGCTCGCTGATAAAAGTCGATAGCGTCGGATCGCGGCTCAGCGCCTTGAAGTAATCCCGGTCGGCAACGTTGACGTCAGGAATCGGCCAGTATCTGGAAAAATTGATTAGTGTGCCGGAGGCATCGATCATCGTGATCGCCTCGAGCTGCGGCAAGCCGGCCAATTTGGCGCGCAGGAATTCGAAGGTCTCCTTGTGGCGCATCGCGGCAACATAGCTATCATTGTCGTAAACGCCCTGCAGCGCGAGATGATCGCCGATGCTCGACAGGATCAGATGGATCGACTGGAAAGAGCGCTCCGCCTGGCCCGCCAGCGTGAGACTGTGACGCTTCAGGCTGGTCTCCGCAGCCCGCATCGTCTCATCGCGCAGGTTGAGCACAAGAAAAATGCTTATCGTGCTGATCGCGACCGCCAGAAAGATGGTGGCCGTGGCCAGAATCCAGATCGGACGCCCCGGCCCGAGCCGCCACTGCGCGCTCGTCATGAACGCAGACCGATCTCGGCGGTGGCGCGGAGTTCGACGAAGCGGCGGCGGAGACTGGCCAGGTCCGCCGGTTTCGGAACAGGCTCGCGCATGTCGAGTCCGAGCGCGATACCCATCTGCCGCGCTTCCTCCGCCGTCCGTGGGTCAGAACCACTGATGATGATGATCGGTGCCCGGAAATCATAGCGCGCGAGTTCGCTGAGCACTTCGGTGCCGGCCCGTTCTCCCAGCGACAGGTCGAGCGTCGCGCCGCAGTATGAGGCTACCGAGAGAACGCTGATCACGGCGGCGCAACCGTCAGCTTCGACCGGATTGAGGCCCGCTCTTTCGGCGATTCGGCAGATGATCATGCGATGAACTTTGATGTCGTCGATCACGAGCAGGCGTGGTGCGTCATTGTCTTCCAGGTGGCCAGGGCGAGCGACGCTGGACTTTTCCGGACTGCCGTTGGCGAACATAACGATCTTTCTTCTGTTGAATGCCGATGCCCGCGTGGCAGCGTTCTCCAGCGTCATGATATCGATGGCAACCGTTGAGCGGGCGAACGGTTAACCATGCGATAATCCGGCCGGCGAAAGTTCGAAGGACGGCAGCTTGATCTCGTGTACTACCTTCGATATTACCCAATCGGTGTTTTCACGGCTCCGTAGGACTACGGTTTTCGTTGGCCAACTTTCTGCGTTCCTGTTTACGGTTTCATTTGAATCTAATGTTACAAAAGCGGGTTACCTGGGAATTGACTATCGAATGATGCACCCATCCACCCCGTCGTTGCGCCGCGCCTTGATCATCGACGATGACAAGGCGCAGGGCCTGATCATTGCCTCGATTGCGGCGAGCAATGGCTATCAGGTGACGAACGTCACATGCTTCGACAACGCCGTGGTCGCGCTCGAAAGCGAGCCGTTCCAATGCATCACGATCGATCTCGCGCTCGGCAGCCACGACGGTATCGAGGTGCTTCGGTTAGCTGCCAGCCTGCTAGGCGCCCCGCGCATCATTTTCATCAGCGGATGTGACGACGGGATTCTTGAGGCCGCTGTCCGGATGGCGGAGATCATCGGCGTGACGGATGCCTGTTCGATCCAGAAGCCGTTCAGGCCGGCCGATCTGCGCCGTCTTTTCGAAGACTCCGTCGGGCGGGCAATTGTCGCAGTTCCGGTCAGAAGCGAGCCGGTGACCAAGGCCATGATCGAACGCGGACTGTGCGGGTCCGAATTCTATGCCCAGTTTCAGCCCAAGGTGGCATTGTCCGATGGCCGTCTGGTCGGCTGCGAAGCCCTGGCGCGGTGGGACCAAGCCGGCCATGGCCGGATCCCGCCTGTGGAATTTATCCCGGCGGCGGAGGCATCTCGTCATATCGGGCGCATCACGGAATCGGTCATGGAACACTCATTTCCAATGGCCGCGATGATGGCAAGGCGTGATGCCAGCTTCAAGCTGGCCGTGAATCTTTCGCCGGCCTTGCTGTCGGATCTGTCACTGCCCGACGAGATCGAGGATCTGTTGCAGAAGCACGGTTTGCCGGCCAACAATCTTATTGTTGAAGTCACGGAAAGCCTCGCGATCGCCGATCATGCCAAGGCCGTCGATATTCTGTTACGTCTTCGGATCAAGGGCATCGGTATCTCGATCGACGATTTCGGAACCGGCTATGCATCGCTCGCCTTGCTGACACGGATTCCCTTCACCGAGCTGAAGATCGATCGATCGTTCGTTGCCAACTGCCTAGTCGATGACAGCATGCGCAAGATCGTCACCGGGTCGATCGAGATCGGGCATCAGTTCAACGTGGACGTCGTGGCAGAAGGCGTCGAGACCGCCGAAATTGCCCGCTTCCTTTGCGATCTCGGCTGCGACATCGGCCAGGGCTATCTTTATGCGCCCCCGCTATCCACGGCAGATCTGCTGGCGTGGGGCGGCCGTCGGTCATGACCCTCGGTCGATCACAACGGCGCTGGAGCCTGCGAGCACTGTAATGGCGCTGCCGAGTTGATTCAGGTCAACGGTGCGGCAGGGCCAACGGATAGGATAGGCGACTGAACCCGCGAGGGACGTCGCCTTGACCACTGCACCCGTGCTGACCGCCCTATCGAATGACAGTGGCCTCGAACTGCGTCCGGCCGGTTCGTGGATCG
Coding sequences:
- a CDS encoding hybrid sensor histidine kinase/response regulator; this translates as MTSAQWRLGPGRPIWILATATIFLAVAISTISIFLVLNLRDETMRAAETSLKRHSLTLAGQAERSFQSIHLILSSIGDHLALQGVYDNDSYVAAMRHKETFEFLRAKLAGLPQLEAITMIDASGTLINFSRYWPIPDVNVADRDYFKALSRDPTLSTFISEPVKNRGSGTWNIYIARRVNSINGEFAGLILAAISLQYFEDFYRSISLGAGSSQALLRDDGTLLARFPASSEIGKIVASEDVKRLAAAGSGSARGASPLDGLERIKAVKKLAGVPLTIITTQTEDSLLAGWRKTVKLVAGFTGGMVLVLILAAMVVARKWQQQELLRRVQAEKQDAESAKVLAETALLRQQERAAEAANRAKSNFLAVMSHEIRTPMNAVIGLTSSLLDSDLAADQREVVQAIHTAGDGLLEILNDILDFSKLETGNFTLENIQFAPISVLDNLVGVVRASAGAKGLQLRFEGAAEMPPGLLGDAGRIRQILLNLTSNAIKFTAKGEIRVTFECLQRTETSARMRWTVTDSGMGIAEDRLGSVFDDYTQADSSVSRRFGGSGLGLSICRRLVEQMGGEIRAASQPGHGSTFQFELTLPICDAPSLQAGEEDCSIALLRMRIDESGRPLRILIVDDNRTNRLVASRMFQEFDVVIVEACDGLEAIDAVETHEFDIIFMDMRMPEMDGLTATSIIRASGGRLARVPIVAFTANAFADDQEACMRAGMNDFVAKPVRKKFLVQAALRALWGADIENLRGSAAQMSDTFGSAPAGMPSDDTEVFCRRPFDELVAEIGAGDALEAYQAFIDDTVERLDRLQSGVPPGHDVVKVDAHSLKSTSATFGFDRMSELATRLEREAEQLEAADARAILAALRRAFDDGVAQFAALKQAA
- a CDS encoding ribbon-helix-helix domain-containing protein — encoded protein: MEKHAVKKRSVVVSGRRTSVSLEDRFWDSLRTIAEAEGKTIGVFVSEIHARGDAVNLSSAIRISILDYVQQKGFDQWRNAMRSPAAVAGAPN
- a CDS encoding response regulator is translated as MTLENAATRASAFNRRKIVMFANGSPEKSSVARPGHLEDNDAPRLLVIDDIKVHRMIICRIAERAGLNPVEADGCAAVISVLSVASYCGATLDLSLGERAGTEVLSELARYDFRAPIIIISGSDPRTAEEARQMGIALGLDMREPVPKPADLASLRRRFVELRATAEIGLRS
- a CDS encoding CBS domain-containing protein → MRAHQIMTHRIISVTPETSIADAAEIMLTNHISGLPVLNASGELVGIVSEGDFLRRSEIGTQRKRPRWLQFFTSTGRLADDFVTERGRKVEDVMTRDPVTVHEEARLEELVALMERRGVKRLPVLRNGQLVGIVTRSNMLQAVAGLAKEVPDPTADDDHIQARLLRAFDAADWRPIGLQVAVRNGVVHLYGLIGDDRARRAAVVAAENTEGVKEVHDHICLVDTWSGFYVESPEDIKAAG
- a CDS encoding response regulator transcription factor → MGELAHGEIFVVDDDPAIREMLSLVLGAAGYDVICFADGAALLSVARTRSPICMLLDVHIPGQSGIDILKELRAQDYPAPIFIISGSGDIAMAVDAIRSGALDFIEKPFRGSEIIERIEGAIGAFSRRRDAPPSKTQSMHFPGREPLTRREREVLELIAAGCSNKEAGRELGISPRMIEDHRANIMKKLSARNATELVRMVLDAART
- a CDS encoding PAS domain S-box protein encodes the protein MIERCNRRVYLSTLPSSPADRTAVLYAVIGSLLLVVAALPFVRVTFPSVPAFIASYQSSLAVVYIITAVLLFSQFAVLRSIGILYLACGYLFTALAVAGYALTYDDLFANDGLFFPGPETTAWLYMVWHAGLPLFTLLYAISDPGRRPFRTRRACNRAIALSISGVFLAAVILLCVLTVGHPILPVLIVNSKFTLATMSAVGLVFLACFLSIGLLLKRKQPSVLDVWMGAILCAWVFEISLSAVFNAARFDFGYYVGRLYGLIAAGAILAILLAETARIQLRLALLMRQQARDADSELNAYADRERLYSAAVRSSNDAIITESLTGTITGWNEAAERLFGFTASEAVGQSIDMIVPEDRRNDALSILNRVKSGIAVENHETVRKSKAGRLLDVSVSVSPILSGTGKTVGAAKVVRDITDRKLSEEMFRLAIDSSPNGLVLIDVNGVIMLVNAETERLFGHPRAELIGRSVETLVPVDLRTAHAHSRTAYTANPSAKRMGARIDLYGQSSRGDRFPVEISLNPIPTRKGTLILAAIVDISERKRAEKAQRESEKMAQGILNTALDGFLQFNSSLVVTDLNRQTEEIFGWTRQDAVGASILEIFANVETDSVSWVAFMAYLDCHEHETTGTRFEFPARSRAGHDITVELSLTKFLRDSGVLFNAFIRDVTEQRAAEAQFRQVQKMEAIGQLTGGVAHDFNNILTVITGTIQILADGVADRPQLHSITQMIDSAASRGAELTKHLLAFSRKQPLRPRDVDINDLALETAKLLRAALGEQLRVNLEMFADTWSAIVDPSQLTTAILNLALNARDASPHGGTLTISTGNLHLDASDVPADSDIAPGDYVTIEVSDTGEGMDRATLGRAFEPFFTTKEVGKGTGLGLSMVYGFARQSKGHVSISSTPAGTLVTLYLPRSLSAEPVADEVAGVTPVQRGDETILIVEDDSLVRDYVVAQIEGLGYQTISATDAKEAQAVLDSSETIDLLFTDIVLPGPRNGRQIAETAVQQRPGLKVLFTSGYTDDAFNSDALQDSGVLLLIKPYRVGELAKMIRHALLA
- a CDS encoding EAL domain-containing response regulator, translated to MIIDDDKAQGLIIASIAASNGYQVTNVTCFDNAVVALESEPFQCITIDLALGSHDGIEVLRLAASLLGAPRIIFISGCDDGILEAAVRMAEIIGVTDACSIQKPFRPADLRRLFEDSVGRAIVAVPVRSEPVTKAMIERGLCGSEFYAQFQPKVALSDGRLVGCEALARWDQAGHGRIPPVEFIPAAEASRHIGRITESVMEHSFPMAAMMARRDASFKLAVNLSPALLSDLSLPDEIEDLLQKHGLPANNLIVEVTESLAIADHAKAVDILLRLRIKGIGISIDDFGTGYASLALLTRIPFTELKIDRSFVANCLVDDSMRKIVTGSIEIGHQFNVDVVAEGVETAEIARFLCDLGCDIGQGYLYAPPLSTADLLAWGGRRS